From the genome of Malus sylvestris chromosome 6, drMalSylv7.2, whole genome shotgun sequence, one region includes:
- the LOC126626364 gene encoding protein FAR1-RELATED SEQUENCE 5-like: MDSEPLNIDSDNQVVEFGEEDDAATATALHLQHTDHSYGIFDDHLVQPSNSPRSRDDFPNGDGDPSLEPYEGMEFDSEQASRIFYNSYARRVGFSTRVSVYQRSRRDGSIICRQIVCSREGFRRDGGENRSKRQRTVTRVGCKAQMTVKKQTSGRWAVSKLVKEHNHELVPPDRVHCLRSHRHVSGPARSLIDTLQAAGMGPSGVMSVLIKESGGINNVGFTKVDCQNYMSSSRQRTLGSGGQVVFDYLKRMQVEDPDFFCAVQGDFENSTGNIFWADANSRMNYDYFGDTVTFDTTYRTNRYRVPFAPFTGWNHHGQPVLFGCALLLNESESSFVWLFQTWLAAMSSRHPVSLTTDQDRIIRAAVVHVFPGTRHRFCKWNVFREAQEKLSDIYHSHPTFETELLKCINVTETIEEFESCWESLVQRYDLGDNEWLQSIYDARQQWVPVFLQDTFFGEMSATQGSDNINSYFDGYINASTNIQVLIKQYEKAIATRHEKEVKADYDTMNSSPILRTPSPMEKQAAKLYTRIIFMKFQEELVETLAYPATVVDDTGSETMYGVAKFGEDHKVHSVKFNVFEKKARCSCQLFEFSGIICRHILAVFRVTNVLTLPSHYVLKRWTKNAKSGVVWDENTLGLPNDSQDSTAARYDNLRREAIKYVEEGAESVHVYNVAMDALREAANEVAAAKNHGLAIAQNTPVNCSQKLQSCTMDQDKKLEELAAELEISSQQCEAFREKLLAVLKDMEEQKLKISVNVQNVRLNLKV; the protein is encoded by the exons ATGGACTCTGAGCCTCTCAACATTGACTCTGACAACCAAGTGGTGGAATTTGGCGAAGAAGATGACgccgccaccgccaccgcccTCCACTTACAACACACTGATCATAGCTATGGTATTTTCGATGATCACTTGGTTCAACCCTCTAATTCTCCTAGGTCTCGTGATGATTTCCCTAATGGGGATGGGGACCCCAGTCTTGAACCCTACGAGGGCATGGAATTCGACTCTGAACAGGCCTCCCGCATTTTCTATAATTCTTATGCCCGTCGAGTTGGTTTCAGCACCCGCGTCAGCGTCTACCAGCGCTCCCGTCGCGATGGCTCCATCATATGCCGCCAAATTGTCTGCTCCCGTGAAGGCTTTCGCCGCGATGGTGGTGAAAATAGGTCCAAGCGCCAGCGTACGGTTACTAGAGTTGGTTGTAAAGCACAGATGACCGTCAAGAAACAGACTTCAGGACGATGGGCTGTTTCAAAGCTGGTAAAGGAACATAACCATGAGCTTGTGCCTCCGGATAGGGTGCATTGTCTCCGTTCGCATAGGCATGTCTCTGGTCCTGCTCGAAGCCTGATTGATACCCTTCAAGCGGCTGGCATGGGTCCTAGTGGAGTGATGTCTGTGCTTATCAAGGAGTCAGGTGGAATTAATAACGTTGGTTTCACAAAAGTTGATTGCCAGAACTATATGAGTAGCAGCAGGCAGAGAACTCTTGGGAGTGGGGGTCAGGTTGTTTTTGACTATTTGAAGCGAATGCAGGTCGAGGATCCTGATTTCTTTTGTGCCGTCCAGGGTGATTTTGAGAACTCGACCGGAAACATTTTCTGGGCTGATGCAAATTCGAGAATGAATTATGACTACTTTGGAGACACTGTTACATTTGACACAACTTATAGGACAAACCGATACCGTGTCCCATTTGCCCCTTTTACTGGGTGGAATCATCACGGACAGCCTGTTTTATTTGGATGCGCATTACTCCTTAATGAGTCAGAGTCCTCATTTGTTTGGCTCTTCCAGACTTGGCTAGCTGCGATGTCTAGCCGCCATCCTGTTTCACTCACAACAGACCAGGATAGAATCATTCGGGCTGCTGTTGTGCATGTATTCCCTGGAACTCGCCACCGGTTTTGTAAATGGAACGTATTCAGAGAAGCTCAGGAGAAATTGTCCGACATATACCACTCACACCCCACCTTTGAAACTGAATTGCTGAAGTGCATCAATGTGACAGAGACAATTGAGGAATTtgagtcatgttgggagtcccTTGTTCAAAGATATGATCTTGGGGATAATGAGTGGCTTCAGTCAATATACGATGCTCGGCAACAATGGGTGCCAGTTTTTCTCCAGGATACATTTTTTGGTGAGATGTCAGCAACCCAAGGAAGTGATAATATAAACTCATATTTTGATGGCTATATAAACGCATCAACTAACATTCAGGTGCTGATAAAGCAGTATGAAAAAGCAATTGCCACTCGCCATGAAAAGGAAGTAAAGGCTGATTATGATACAATGAACAGCTCTCCGATTCTGAGGACGCCATCTCCAATGGAAAAACAAGCTGCCAAACTTTATACAAGGATAATATTCATGAAATTCCAAGAGGAATTAGTCGAGACACTTGCTTATCCTGCAACTGTGGTTGATGATACAGGATCAGAAACCATGTATGGGGTGGCAAAATTTGGGGAAGACCACAAGGTGCACTCTGTTAAGTTCAATGTTTTTGAGAAGAAAGCCCGTTGCAGCTGCCAATTGTTTGAGTTTTCAGGCATTATATGTAGGCACATATTAGCAGTCTTCCGAGTAACCAATGTTCTTACGCTTCCATCACACTATGTATTAAAACGTTGGACAAAAAATGCCAAAAGTGGAGTTGTATGGGATGAGAACACTCTTGGATTGCCAAATGATTCTCAAGATTCCACTGCTGCTCGGTATGACAATCTACGCAGGGAAGCAATCAAATATGTAGAAGAAGGGGCTGAATCTGTGCATGTTTATAATGTGGCAATGGATGCTCTTCGTGAAGCTGCAAATGAGGTTGCCGCAGCAAAGAATCATGGTCTTGCAATTGCACAAAATACCCCAGTAAATTGCAGTCAGAAACTTCAGTCTTGTACCATG GATCAGGACAAGAAACTTGAAGAGTTGGCAGCTGAGTTGGAAATTTCAAGTCAGCAATGTGAAGCATTCAGAGAAAAGCTACTCGCTGTTTTGAAAGATATGGAAGAACAGAAGTTAAAGATATCAGTAAATGTTCAGAATGTAAGGCTAAACCTAAAAGTTTAG
- the LOC126626365 gene encoding pyrophosphate--fructose 6-phosphate 1-phosphotransferase subunit alpha, translated as MDSDYGIPRELSDLQKLRSQYQPELPPCLQGATVRVEFGDTTTSLDPTDSHTISRYFPHTYGQPLAHFLRATAKVPGAQVITEHPPVRVGVVFCGRQSPGGHNVIWGLHNALKVHNPNNTLLGFLGGSEGLFAQKTLEITDEILATYKNQGGYDLLGRTKDQIRTVEQVNATLTACKDLKLDGLVIIGGVTSNTDAAQLAETFAEAKCSTKVVGVPVTLNGDLKNQFVEANVGFDTICKVNSQLISNMCTDALSAEKYYYFIRLMGRKASHVALECTLQSHPNLVILGEEVAASKLTLFDITTQICDAVEARAAQDKNHGVILLPEGLIESIPEVYALLKEIHGLHRQGVSADKISTQLSPWASALFEFLPPFIKKQVLLLPESDDSAQLSQIETEKLLAHLVEGEMNKRQKEGTYKGKKFNAICHFFGYQARGSLPSKFDCDYAYVLGHIGYHILAAGLNGYMATITNLRNPVNKWRCGAAPLTAMMTVKRWAQNPGTASIGKPAIHPATVDLKGKAYDLLRQNATKFLLDDIYRNPGPLQFDGPGADSKAVSLCVEDQDYMGRIKKLQEYLDKIRTIVKPGCSQEVLKAALSVMASVTEVLSVMSSSPINGQSTL; from the exons ATGGATTCCGACTACGGCATTCCCAGAGAGCTCTCTGATCTTCAGAAACTCCGATCCCAATACCAACCCGAGCTTCCTCCTTGCCTCCag GGAGCTACCGTGAGGGTTGAATTTGGTGATACAACCACATCTTTAGATCCCACCGATTCCCACACCATCAGTCGCTACTTTCCCCACACTTACGGTCAGCCTTTGGCTCACTTTCTCAGGGCAACTGCCAAAGTCCCTGGTGCTCAGGTTATTACTGAGCATCCCCCTGTTAG GGTGGGAGTTGTCTTTTGTGGGAGACAATCACCCGGAGGACATAATGTTATATGGGGTCTTCACAACGCTCTAAAAGTTCACAACCCTAACAATACCTTACTTGGGTTTTTGG GGGGTTCTGAAGGTTTGTTTGCACAAAAAACTCTTGAGATAACAGATGAAATTCTTGCAACCTACAAAAACCAAG GTGGTTATGATTTGCTGGGAAGGACAAAAGACCAAATTAGAACAGTTGAGCAAGTCAACGCTACACTTACCGCATGCAAGGATTTGAAATTGGATGGCCTTGTCATTATTGGAG GTGTGACATCAAATACCGATGCCGCCCAGCTTGCAGAGACATTTGCGGAAGCAAAATGCTCAACAAAG GTGGTTGGTGTTCCTGTCACTTTGAATGGAGATCTTAAGAACCAGTTTGTCGAAGCAAATGTTGGTTTTGATACAATATGTAAG GTCAATTCCCAATTAATCAGCAATATGTGCACTGATGCTCTTTCGGCAGAGAAG TATTATTATTTCATTCGACTCATGGGCCGGAAGGCATCACATGTTGCGTTGGAGTGCACCCTCCAGTCCCATCCAAATTTG GTTATTCTTGGTGAGGAGGTGGCGGCATCAAAGCTAACTCTTTTTGACATTACAACACAAATTTGTGATGCAGTGGAAGCCCGTGCAGCACAAG ACAAGAATCATGGTGTCATCCTATTACCTGAAGGACTCATAGAAAGCATTCCTGAGGTGTATGCCCTCTTGAAG GAAATTCATGGTTTGCACAGGCAAGGAGTATCTGCTGATAAAATTTCTACTCAACTTTCACCTTGGGCATCTGCATTGTTTGAATTCTTGCCACCATTTATCAAGAAACAG GTACTACTTTTGCCTGAATCAGATGACTCTGCGCAACTATCCCAG ATTGAGACAGAGAAACTTCTTGCACATCTTGTGGAGGGGGAAATGAATAAGCGTCAG AAAGAGGGCACATACAAGGGGAAGAAATTTAATGCTATATGCCACTTCTTCGGTTATCAGGCTCGGGGGTCTTTACCATCAAAGTTCGATTGTGACTATGCTTAT GTTCTAGGGCACATTGGCTACCATATTCTCGCAGCTGGTTTGAATGGTTACATGGCAACTATAACTAACTTGAGGAATCCTGTGAATAAGTGGCGTTgtggtgctgctccacttaCT GCAATGATGACTGTTAAGCGTTGGGCTCAAAATCCTGGGACTGCTTCAATTGGAAAACCAGCTATTCATCCCGCTACTGTAGATTTGAAAGGCAAAGCATATGA CTTGTTGAGGCAAAATGCTACAAAATTCCTGCTTGATGATATCTACAGAAACCCAGGGCCTCTGCAGTTTGATGGCCCTGGTGCCGATTCTAAGGCTGTATCACTATGTGTTGAAGACCAGGATTACATGGGGCGTATAAAGAAACTGCAGGAGTATCTTGACAAG ATTCGAACCATTGTAAAGCCTGGGTGCTCGCAAGAGGTTCTGAAAGCAGCTTTGAGTGTGATGGCGTCTGTGACAGAAGTCCTCTCGGTTATGTCCTCATCACCTATCAATGGCCAATCGACCCTTTAA